From a region of the Sinorhizobium sp. B11 genome:
- a CDS encoding PspA/IM30 family protein yields the protein MFKLISTLLRGRAYDAEQAFADRNAVPLLAQQIRDAAQSIQSARRSVAIAIAQNEQERAQHATIVSRIDDLETRAAAALAKGNEALAREAAEAIAYLEAERDQSEKAQAQFTTAIDKLKGIVRISEMRLQELQRGERLARATEEAQKLDVVVAGTGLATLDDAEETLARLRIRQNQNEMTASALKAMETSTAPAGIIEKLANAGCGAPLRSSADDVLARLRSRINPAA from the coding sequence ATGTTCAAACTGATTTCGACTTTGTTGCGGGGCAGGGCATACGATGCCGAACAGGCCTTTGCCGATCGCAATGCCGTACCTCTGCTCGCCCAGCAGATTCGCGATGCCGCACAATCGATCCAGTCGGCCCGCCGCAGCGTGGCGATCGCCATTGCCCAGAACGAGCAGGAGCGGGCTCAGCACGCAACGATCGTTTCCCGGATCGACGATCTCGAGACTCGCGCCGCTGCTGCGCTTGCCAAGGGCAATGAAGCACTGGCCCGTGAGGCTGCCGAAGCGATCGCCTATCTCGAGGCCGAGCGCGATCAATCCGAAAAGGCCCAGGCGCAGTTCACGACTGCTATCGACAAGCTGAAGGGAATTGTCCGCATCTCCGAAATGCGGTTGCAGGAACTACAGCGTGGCGAGCGTCTGGCCCGCGCCACCGAAGAGGCGCAGAAGCTCGATGTCGTCGTTGCCGGCACAGGCCTTGCGACGCTTGACGATGCCGAGGAGACGCTTGCGCGCCTTCGCATCCGTCAGAACCAGAATGAGATGACGGCCTCGGCCCTGAAGGCGATGGAGACTTCGACCGCTCCTGCCGGCATCATCGAGAAGCTTGCCAATGCCGGATGCGGTGCGCCGTTGCGCTCTTCCGCCGATGACGTGCTCGCCCGCCTGCGCAGCCGCATCAACCCCGCCGCTTAA